One window of the Pseudarthrobacter sp. ATCC 49987 genome contains the following:
- a CDS encoding HAD family hydrolase: MSEEKYAAVVTDPVAAPQHGEAAFFDVDNTLMRGASLFHVARKMHQRGAFTIPQAAGFAWKQLMFVLRGENMDDVHAVRDTALALASGITVEDIEALGEEVYDEMIESRIWPGAKALAEQHLRVGRKVWLVTATPIEVASVISTRLGLTGALGTVGEIMDGSYTGRLVGEILHGPAKAVAVTAVAEAEGLDLARCWAYSDSHNDIPLLSMVGHPVAINPDSRLRRHARDHNWPVYDFRSGRRAATLGLKAATVGGAIYGLWRGFSRFRGPTV; encoded by the coding sequence ATGTCCGAAGAGAAGTACGCCGCTGTGGTCACAGATCCTGTTGCAGCACCGCAGCACGGCGAAGCCGCGTTCTTCGACGTCGACAACACCCTCATGCGCGGGGCCAGCCTATTCCACGTGGCCCGCAAGATGCACCAGCGCGGGGCCTTCACGATTCCACAGGCGGCGGGGTTCGCCTGGAAGCAACTGATGTTCGTGCTCCGCGGGGAGAACATGGACGATGTCCACGCTGTCCGCGACACCGCCCTGGCGCTCGCCTCCGGTATCACCGTTGAGGACATCGAGGCCCTCGGCGAAGAAGTCTATGACGAAATGATTGAATCCCGGATCTGGCCGGGGGCCAAGGCGCTGGCCGAGCAGCACCTCCGGGTGGGCCGTAAGGTCTGGCTCGTGACCGCCACGCCGATCGAGGTGGCCTCGGTGATCTCCACGAGGCTGGGCCTCACCGGCGCCCTCGGCACGGTGGGCGAAATAATGGATGGTTCCTACACCGGACGGCTGGTCGGCGAGATCCTGCACGGCCCCGCCAAGGCCGTGGCGGTCACCGCCGTGGCCGAGGCCGAGGGACTGGACCTGGCGCGGTGCTGGGCGTATAGCGATTCGCACAACGACATCCCGCTGCTGAGCATGGTGGGACATCCCGTGGCCATCAACCCCGACTCCCGGCTCCGCCGCCACGCCCGTGATCACAACTGGCCGGTCTACGATTTCCGTTCCGGACGCCGCGCGGCAACCCTGGGCCTCAAGGCCGCCACCGTCGGAGGGGCGATCTACGGCCTCTGGCGGGGCTTCTCCCGCTTCCGCGGCCCCACGGTCTGA
- a CDS encoding glutaredoxin family protein, with protein MPSPDIVLITKADCHLCSAARDAVDRVTKNLGIGWREQPVDNDVELRERFAEEIPVVLVDGVQRDFWKIDEARLERTLRRALGRQG; from the coding sequence ATGCCCAGCCCCGACATCGTCCTCATCACCAAAGCTGACTGCCACCTCTGCTCGGCGGCGCGCGACGCCGTCGACCGCGTCACAAAGAACCTCGGGATCGGCTGGCGGGAGCAACCGGTGGACAACGACGTCGAACTGCGGGAACGCTTCGCCGAGGAGATTCCCGTGGTGCTGGTGGATGGCGTCCAGCGGGACTTTTGGAAGATCGACGAAGCCCGGCTGGAGCGGACGTTACGGCGGGCGCTG